In a single window of the Methanolobus psychrophilus R15 genome:
- a CDS encoding S-layer-like domain-containing protein, whose protein sequence is MNKNIRLLLFGLILLMFTGGAMGAPSLSGEGISPGSGTVETNFIFAVTYTDPDNLSASFVNVTIDAIPYPMTEVDPSDVNTSDGKAYRFEKSGFSVNPAHSYAFSASNANGAVGPYGAGTFAVTNTAPVLSSPLITPSSGSPATEFVFTVTYTDADNHTASYVNAVIDGINYPMTAVDPADTNTTDGKGYTLSNSSMAAGSHTYSFTASDGTTTATPTSEGTFSVNSDSSLSGTISSASGTPSTTFVFNAIFTDADNDAASSVTVTIDGTDYVMSEVDATDVTTTDGKAYTYSMSGFSAGSHSYSFKATVGSDTIGPVGAGTFDVDVSNHAPTLTDASVTGANNFIVGGVIYFNVTYTDSDNQLPTYSYVQIDGVNKTMSKVNSADNDATNGIEYTYNTTLAQGNHTYVFYMSDGTNPVSTASATITIHPKTYYTGDRIWDEDAGQSTTYTWNAKSFSGFFYDLETGFSSETMTITDISRTIGDGKLVYETRPVDSNFEHSAWGKYQVIGFMAEKYFAGYKSSITNINGVSTVSLISSGQLSKVLIDNDDKKSVYSGSSLTLEDGYKLNIVQVDKNGDKVFVTLTKDGDELDSGIISGSGDYVYEADLGDSDDVPIIIVHFDSIFSGTESNAVFIQGIFQISEDYVELEDGGSYGEMEITGFSDDYIQMKNDGSISLSKGKTIDIMGKIKFIVADSNTLRFALFVDMSSPGTYELRGTVAEGADLLTWTPLNFEGFYYDIDEGIQTEKLELKVINDRSIPKNQLVYTSTPAQVSFEHSDWGKYNVIGFMAEKYFAGYPSGAFGSSSSVDIISDGLLSKVLIDEDDKKSVYSGSALILEEGYTLNIVQVDKNGDKVMVTLTRDGKEVDTSIISGSGTYIYETDLGDSDDVPIIAIHFDSIFSGTESNAVFVKGIFQISEDYLEIEDGDTFGKMEVTGIGGSITMSNKDSISLSKGKSTALMGDISINVADSGSVRYYPYVEVTTAPSQTLSVSLDKSIATKGDKVTVTVTSRGAAVSDATVKAGSSTIGTTSDEGKITYTASTIGKLQITASKDNYASGSSELEVISPDDDSRKIIIEVSPEEVYEGSSVTFFVLKAIGGDAVEGATVSYDGKSIGSTSSDGTITYTVADPGMHKLTAVKSGFIDASMNLEVKEIAAKFEFTNLVITPLDIKQGKEATFNVDVRNTGTAEGSYTVDLKVNDTVVGTQTITLAIGESQTLSFKHAEKEPGTYVVKVADLTTTYEVFEKSGVIWYVLGAIAVVFVGGLGYLFTAGGWTAEIAQAKVDEAIQTLQELVSKR, encoded by the coding sequence ATGAATAAAAACATTCGATTGCTTTTATTTGGACTAATATTGCTCATGTTCACAGGTGGTGCAATGGGTGCACCTTCTCTTTCTGGTGAAGGCATTTCTCCGGGAAGCGGTACTGTCGAAACAAACTTTATTTTTGCAGTTACATATACTGATCCTGATAATCTCAGTGCAAGTTTTGTTAACGTTACTATAGATGCTATTCCTTACCCAATGACAGAAGTTGATCCCTCAGATGTAAATACCTCTGATGGGAAAGCTTACAGATTCGAAAAATCGGGTTTCTCTGTAAATCCAGCTCACAGTTATGCTTTCTCTGCAAGCAATGCAAACGGTGCAGTTGGTCCATATGGGGCAGGCACCTTTGCAGTCACAAACACTGCACCGGTACTGTCTTCTCCATTGATTACTCCAAGCAGTGGTTCACCTGCAACGGAATTTGTGTTCACGGTGACCTATACGGATGCCGATAATCACACCGCAAGTTATGTAAATGCAGTAATTGACGGTATTAACTATCCAATGACAGCTGTCGATCCTGCAGACACAAATACGACTGACGGAAAAGGTTACACGCTCTCCAATTCTAGTATGGCGGCAGGCTCTCACACATACAGTTTCACCGCATCAGATGGTACAACCACAGCTACTCCTACCTCTGAGGGCACTTTTTCTGTAAACTCTGATTCCTCTCTGTCAGGGACTATTTCTTCTGCTAGCGGCACTCCTTCCACAACATTTGTCTTCAACGCAATTTTCACGGATGCCGATAACGACGCTGCCAGTTCTGTGACAGTCACTATCGATGGCACTGATTATGTTATGAGCGAGGTTGACGCAACTGATGTCACTACAACTGACGGGAAAGCATATACTTACAGCATGTCCGGTTTCTCTGCTGGCAGCCACTCATACAGTTTTAAGGCAACGGTCGGTTCAGATACCATAGGTCCGGTGGGAGCAGGTACTTTTGATGTGGATGTTTCAAATCATGCTCCTACCCTTACAGATGCTTCTGTTACCGGGGCTAACAATTTCATCGTTGGTGGGGTCATTTATTTCAATGTTACTTACACAGACTCTGACAACCAATTGCCGACATACAGTTATGTCCAGATAGATGGCGTCAACAAGACAATGTCTAAGGTCAATAGTGCAGATAATGATGCAACCAATGGTATAGAATATACGTATAATACTACACTTGCACAAGGGAATCATACATATGTCTTTTATATGTCTGATGGAACCAATCCTGTAAGCACTGCTTCTGCAACTATCACCATACACCCCAAAACCTACTATACGGGTGACCGTATATGGGATGAGGATGCAGGTCAGTCCACAACTTATACATGGAATGCAAAGAGTTTCTCCGGCTTCTTCTACGATCTGGAAACCGGTTTCAGCTCTGAGACAATGACGATTACTGATATTTCACGGACCATAGGTGATGGGAAGCTTGTGTACGAAACAAGGCCCGTTGATAGTAACTTCGAGCATTCTGCATGGGGCAAGTATCAGGTTATCGGCTTCATGGCAGAGAAGTATTTTGCAGGGTATAAGTCCTCAATAACTAATATCAATGGTGTCAGCACTGTGAGTTTGATATCTTCCGGACAGCTTTCCAAGGTCCTGATTGACAATGATGACAAGAAATCCGTATATTCAGGTTCCTCACTCACCCTTGAGGACGGCTACAAGCTCAACATTGTCCAGGTTGACAAGAATGGTGATAAGGTCTTTGTGACTCTCACAAAAGATGGTGACGAACTTGACAGTGGAATTATCAGCGGAAGCGGTGATTATGTCTACGAGGCAGACTTGGGAGACAGCGATGATGTTCCCATAATAATTGTCCACTTTGACTCCATATTCAGCGGGACTGAGTCAAATGCTGTATTCATTCAGGGTATTTTCCAGATATCAGAGGATTACGTGGAACTGGAAGATGGTGGAAGTTACGGCGAAATGGAAATCACAGGATTCAGCGACGATTATATCCAGATGAAGAACGATGGCTCTATCTCTCTCTCAAAAGGAAAGACCATTGATATCATGGGTAAGATCAAGTTCATAGTAGCTGATTCGAACACCCTGCGTTTTGCACTATTCGTGGACATGTCCTCTCCAGGTACATATGAGCTTCGTGGTACTGTGGCAGAAGGTGCCGATTTACTCACGTGGACTCCCCTGAACTTCGAAGGTTTCTATTATGACATCGATGAAGGCATCCAGACCGAAAAGCTTGAGCTCAAAGTAATCAACGACAGGTCCATACCGAAAAACCAGTTAGTCTATACCAGCACTCCTGCACAGGTATCCTTTGAACACTCTGACTGGGGCAAGTACAATGTCATCGGTTTCATGGCCGAGAAATACTTCGCAGGCTATCCTTCTGGTGCATTTGGCAGCAGCAGCAGCGTGGATATCATTTCTGACGGCCTGCTCTCCAAGGTTCTTATCGATGAGGATGACAAGAAATCCGTGTATTCCGGTTCCGCTCTAATTCTTGAGGAAGGATATACTCTTAACATCGTCCAGGTTGACAAGAACGGCGACAAGGTAATGGTAACCCTTACCAGGGACGGTAAAGAGGTCGACACTTCAATTATCAGTGGAAGTGGCACTTACATCTATGAGACAGACCTTGGCGATTCAGATGATGTGCCGATAATTGCGATCCATTTCGATTCCATATTCAGCGGCACAGAATCAAATGCTGTATTCGTAAAGGGTATCTTCCAGATATCGGAGGACTATCTTGAGATTGAAGATGGCGATACATTCGGCAAGATGGAAGTCACAGGTATAGGTGGCAGCATAACAATGTCCAACAAGGATTCCATCTCCCTGTCAAAAGGTAAGTCCACAGCACTAATGGGTGATATCAGCATCAATGTCGCTGATTCCGGTAGTGTGAGGTACTACCCGTATGTTGAGGTAACCACTGCACCGTCCCAGACGCTAAGTGTGAGCCTTGACAAGTCCATTGCAACAAAGGGTGACAAGGTCACAGTCACTGTAACTTCCCGCGGCGCAGCAGTAAGTGATGCCACTGTGAAGGCTGGCAGCTCCACAATAGGAACAACCAGCGATGAAGGTAAGATCACATACACAGCTTCAACTATCGGGAAGCTTCAGATTACGGCATCAAAAGATAACTATGCTTCAGGAAGCAGTGAACTTGAAGTAATATCTCCGGACGATGATTCAAGAAAGATCATTATCGAAGTCTCTCCCGAGGAAGTATATGAAGGATCTTCAGTGACCTTCTTTGTACTCAAGGCAATAGGAGGAGATGCTGTCGAAGGTGCTACGGTATCTTATGACGGTAAGTCGATTGGCTCTACATCATCCGATGGAACGATTACTTACACGGTAGCAGACCCTGGCATGCACAAGCTGACAGCAGTTAAGAGTGGATTCATTGACGCCTCAATGAATCTGGAAGTCAAAGAGATCGCAGCGAAGTTTGAGTTCACTAATCTGGTTATAACTCCGCTTGACATCAAGCAGGGTAAGGAGGCAACTTTCAATGTCGATGTCAGGAATACAGGTACAGCGGAAGGCAGTTACACTGTTGACCTCAAGGTCAATGATACTGTTGTTGGCACCCAGACAATTACCCTTGCCATAGGCGAATCTCAGACACTTTCTTTCAAGCATGCGGAAAAAGAACCAGGCACTTATGTTGTGAAGGTCGCTGACCTGACCACGACCTATGAGGTGTTCGAGAAATCGGGAGTCATCTGGTATGTGCTTGGAGCCATCGCAGTTGTTTTTGTAGGTGGTCTTGGATACCTCTTCACCGCTGGAGGCTGGACTGCAGAAATTGCCCAGGCAAAGGTAGACGAAGCAATACAGACATTGCAGGAGCTTGTCAGCAAGCGCTGA
- a CDS encoding transcriptional regulator, XRE family has product MNAADKITDAVFESDERLREVLSKVIKDDLGLTALEFAEKADIPQSTLYKIMSGKREPNMKTLRQIVKTIKRIEGSEKGNFIAVIAARPVLDNINETKRKICGNLCTIREYSATSMEEAIIAAVRAERDGAKALVCAPIVSPTVEKILRIPVATIMPRDSLIEAIELVAKKINLE; this is encoded by the coding sequence ATGAATGCCGCTGATAAAATAACTGATGCTGTCTTTGAATCAGACGAAAGGTTAAGGGAAGTGCTTTCAAAGGTCATAAAGGATGACCTTGGCCTTACTGCCCTGGAGTTTGCAGAAAAGGCCGATATACCTCAAAGCACCCTGTACAAGATAATGTCCGGAAAAAGAGAGCCTAATATGAAAACCCTTCGCCAGATAGTGAAAACTATAAAAAGGATCGAAGGATCGGAGAAGGGGAATTTCATCGCCGTAATAGCCGCGCGACCTGTGCTTGACAATATAAATGAGACTAAAAGAAAGATATGCGGGAATCTCTGCACCATCAGGGAATATTCGGCAACTTCCATGGAAGAAGCCATAATTGCAGCCGTACGGGCTGAAAGGGATGGTGCCAAAGCTCTTGTGTGTGCACCTATCGTAAGTCCGACTGTCGAGAAGATATTAAGGATCCCTGTTGCCACAATAATGCCAAGAGATAGTCTTATAGAAGCTATAGAGCTTGTGGCCAAGAAGATCAATTTAGAATAA
- the ssuA gene encoding sulfonate ABC transporter, solute-binding protein, protein MRYRTSTKLYAFSLLIIFIIAAVLISGCAERDTEPQQVSTLTFGYQPSTHQIAYLTAKDQGWWDEDLSPLGVQTINDRLFPTGAPEMSAMLAGEIDVAYVGAAPFVAAASSGLDAKIVAAAQIQGSDIVLRNDLPYEGPENLRGLRIATFPPGTIQDTLLRDWLRDNGINPDTEVDIRPMGPGDAVTALSAGQVDAVFLPHPSPTEIEMQGIGRTVVQSGEMEEDHACCVVVVSGRLIRDHPDVVQQIVATHVRATQYDTGHVDEAAVTFADDQGMNVSVVEKSLADWDGTWVADPGVIINSTVEYAQVQYDQGTINTQLTQDDLFDLSFYEALDQ, encoded by the coding sequence ATGAGATACAGAACATCTACGAAGTTATATGCCTTTTCGCTTCTGATTATTTTCATTATAGCAGCCGTACTTATATCCGGTTGTGCCGAAAGAGATACTGAACCCCAGCAGGTGTCCACACTGACATTCGGATACCAGCCCAGCACCCATCAGATAGCTTATCTGACTGCGAAAGATCAGGGATGGTGGGATGAGGACCTTTCTCCGCTAGGTGTGCAGACAATCAACGACCGGCTTTTCCCGACAGGAGCACCTGAGATGTCCGCGATGCTAGCAGGCGAGATAGATGTCGCTTATGTCGGTGCCGCTCCATTCGTAGCTGCTGCCTCCAGTGGTCTTGACGCCAAGATCGTTGCCGCTGCACAGATACAGGGATCTGATATTGTGCTTCGCAATGACCTGCCATACGAGGGCCCGGAGAACCTGAGAGGACTCAGGATAGCTACCTTCCCGCCGGGAACCATACAGGATACACTCCTGAGGGACTGGCTAAGGGATAATGGCATCAACCCTGATACTGAAGTGGATATCCGGCCAATGGGTCCGGGAGATGCTGTGACTGCTCTCTCTGCAGGCCAGGTAGACGCAGTGTTCCTGCCACACCCCTCACCTACTGAGATCGAAATGCAGGGTATTGGCAGAACAGTTGTCCAGTCCGGAGAAATGGAGGAAGATCATGCATGTTGTGTTGTCGTGGTAAGCGGAAGACTCATCAGAGATCATCCCGATGTCGTACAGCAGATAGTTGCAACCCATGTCCGTGCAACCCAATATGACACCGGGCACGTTGATGAAGCAGCAGTAACTTTTGCTGATGATCAGGGCATGAATGTTAGTGTAGTAGAGAAGTCCCTTGCGGACTGGGATGGCACATGGGTGGCCGATCCTGGTGTAATCATCAACTCCACAGTTGAGTATGCACAGGTCCAGTACGATCAGGGAACCATCAACACGCAACTCACACAGGACGACCTCTTTGATCTGAGCTTCTATGAAGCTCTTGATCAATAA
- a CDS encoding ABC transporter, permease protein — MVRGSFQRLKNNSVELLSVVSALIIWQVTAVYIVQNKFFLPSFTDVAQAFIITVSRQGVFPFLSMNLELPVLLVDTLYSLMHFSIGLVAALAIGIPVGMLMGWFRSVERVFDPLIEIVRPIPPLAWIPFAIIWIGLNPFGAGFVIFIGSLFPIIINTFTGFKSVPRIYVEAAKVLGCNTDRELMRRVAIPSALPSIAAGVRIAMGVGWMCLVAAEMFGVSRNGLGFKIWHNYYLHHMDFVLVYMLVLGFLGLLIDRLLRSYLEDKFFKWRTGVVM; from the coding sequence ATGGTCAGGGGAAGCTTTCAAAGATTAAAGAATAACAGTGTGGAATTATTATCTGTGGTTTCTGCGCTAATCATCTGGCAGGTGACGGCTGTCTATATTGTGCAGAACAAGTTTTTCCTTCCCAGTTTCACCGATGTTGCTCAAGCATTCATTATTACCGTTTCAAGGCAGGGTGTATTCCCTTTCCTCTCTATGAATCTCGAGCTCCCGGTGCTGCTGGTTGACACCCTCTATAGCCTTATGCACTTCTCTATCGGTCTTGTAGCCGCCCTGGCCATAGGTATCCCGGTGGGTATGCTCATGGGATGGTTCAGATCTGTTGAAAGAGTTTTTGACCCATTGATCGAGATAGTACGTCCCATACCTCCTCTTGCATGGATACCCTTTGCTATAATCTGGATAGGACTAAACCCATTTGGAGCAGGCTTTGTGATATTTATTGGATCTCTGTTCCCTATAATAATCAACACATTCACTGGCTTCAAAAGTGTCCCAAGGATATATGTTGAAGCTGCAAAGGTCCTTGGATGCAACACCGACCGTGAACTTATGAGACGTGTCGCCATACCCTCCGCTCTCCCTTCAATAGCAGCGGGTGTCAGGATAGCCATGGGTGTAGGCTGGATGTGTCTGGTCGCGGCCGAGATGTTCGGGGTGAGCAGGAACGGCCTTGGGTTCAAGATATGGCACAACTATTATTTACATCACATGGACTTTGTGCTGGTTTATATGCTAGTCCTGGGATTCCTGGGGCTTTTGATAGACCGGCTCTTAAGGTCATATCTTGAGGACAAGTTCTTTAAATGGCGGACAGGAGTAGTGATGTAA
- a CDS encoding ABC nitrate/sulfonate/bicarbonate transporter, ATPase subunit, translated as MGRVNIKGVSRKFVKDDIVRTLALDNVSLDIEDKEFVCFIGPSGCGKTTLLRIVSGLDYPDDGEVFVDNERIKGPGPTRGMVFQEYSLFPWKTVIDNVIFGPQMRGVQKKDAIEEAQKYLELVGLEQFRDSYPHELSGGMKQRVAIARALANEPEVLLMDEPFGALDAQTRNSLQHELLDIWQKKNITILFVTHSVDEAVFLADKIVIMTARPGKIKEVIRVDIPRLRDRTSMEVNQLRNRVLKLLAEEQKKIS; from the coding sequence ATGGGCAGGGTAAACATAAAGGGTGTGTCCCGGAAGTTCGTAAAAGACGACATAGTACGAACCCTGGCCCTTGATAACGTAAGTCTGGATATTGAAGATAAGGAGTTCGTATGCTTCATAGGCCCTTCCGGGTGCGGGAAGACTACCTTGCTCAGGATAGTTTCCGGGCTTGACTATCCCGATGACGGTGAGGTTTTCGTTGACAATGAGCGTATAAAAGGTCCGGGACCTACAAGAGGCATGGTATTCCAGGAGTATTCCCTTTTCCCCTGGAAGACCGTTATAGATAATGTGATATTCGGTCCCCAGATGAGGGGAGTGCAAAAGAAGGATGCAATTGAAGAAGCACAGAAGTACCTGGAGCTGGTTGGCCTTGAACAGTTCAGGGACAGTTATCCCCATGAGCTCTCAGGAGGCATGAAGCAAAGGGTTGCAATAGCCCGTGCCCTTGCAAATGAACCTGAGGTGCTTCTTATGGATGAGCCCTTCGGTGCCCTTGATGCTCAGACAAGGAACTCATTGCAGCATGAACTACTGGATATCTGGCAAAAAAAGAACATCACTATTCTTTTTGTCACGCATAGTGTGGATGAGGCAGTTTTCCTTGCGGACAAGATCGTTATAATGACTGCACGGCCAGGAAAGATCAAAGAAGTAATAAGAGTAGATATCCCAAGGCTGCGTGACAGGACAAGCATGGAAGTCAATCAATTACGCAACCGTGTGCTGAAGCTACTGGCAGAAGAGCAGAAAAAAATAAGCTGA
- a CDS encoding PAS/PAC sensor signal transduction histidine kinase: MVNSSNEYQSEGNIDTDCSIGHGPLYVLESRSLPGGLEQARIFFDTLNSLILTTDSEHRILSMNRMAENLLGYRDNELAGKNWIDTLVHESSRELLKDAFLEIISGNTAISEPLHSLIIGKDVPEIVISWNVTFLKDDDGSPAGFILAGNDISRQKAIELNCIHENERLLSFLRSATYAVIFSDHTGRISFWNKAATALFGYDEAEVMGEPLTVIMPKRYKKAHEGWDQIISIGKSPVMGRIFEASGLRKDGSEFPLEIAATTTRMNGKVFHGAFLNDISKRKMKERLTTISKNKYRMIFQKSPLGIFHFDEKGVITQCNEKFVKIVGAAHENVISTIINFNMLTSFKDEAMVKCIKQVLSGIPARYEDDFISPFSDKVVPIKAEFSPVISEEGKLMGGVCVVEDFTERKTAEKALSKYAEDLAKANTELKSLDRMKDEFLSNLRHELKTPLIPIRGYSELMAEGALGELNERQKDAMEKVLLSSERLKRLIDSLLYVSITEGGNAEYTFVLLRVAEILESAICDRSPEMISKGHKIKKDLPRDLPLIEGDLECLTDVFVNIIDNAIKFTPSGGNIRISAAVEDSNIHIQISDDGIGIEEANMPKIFTRFYQVDGSSTRKYGGNGLGLYICKKIVEAHKGSIRLESIRNKGTTIHVYLPVTPISSSSSLSSNQELSKTGTSQ, translated from the coding sequence ATGGTCAATAGCAGTAATGAATACCAGTCGGAAGGCAATATTGATACGGATTGCTCCATAGGACACGGTCCTCTTTATGTATTGGAAAGCAGGTCCCTACCCGGAGGGCTGGAACAGGCCAGAATATTTTTCGATACCCTGAATTCTTTAATCCTTACAACAGATAGTGAACATCGAATACTTTCCATGAATCGCATGGCAGAGAATTTGCTGGGTTATAGGGATAATGAGCTTGCAGGTAAGAACTGGATAGATACGCTGGTTCATGAAAGTTCCAGGGAACTGTTAAAAGATGCCTTTCTTGAAATTATCTCCGGGAACACTGCTATTTCAGAACCCCTGCATTCCCTGATAATTGGAAAAGATGTCCCTGAGATAGTGATATCCTGGAATGTTACATTCCTGAAAGATGATGATGGCTCTCCTGCAGGTTTTATACTCGCAGGCAACGACATTTCCAGGCAAAAAGCTATCGAACTGAATTGCATACATGAAAATGAAAGGTTGTTGTCCTTCCTTCGTTCTGCCACATACGCAGTGATCTTTTCGGATCACACCGGCAGGATCTCTTTCTGGAATAAGGCTGCAACTGCTCTTTTTGGGTATGACGAAGCTGAGGTTATGGGTGAGCCTCTCACTGTCATTATGCCAAAGCGCTACAAAAAAGCACATGAGGGATGGGATCAGATAATTTCCATCGGTAAATCTCCCGTAATGGGCAGGATCTTTGAAGCTTCAGGCCTCAGGAAGGATGGAAGTGAATTTCCTCTTGAGATTGCCGCCACTACCACAAGGATGAATGGCAAGGTCTTCCATGGTGCTTTCCTTAATGATATATCCAAGCGTAAGATGAAAGAACGTCTGACTACCATTTCCAAGAACAAGTACCGCATGATCTTCCAGAAGTCACCTTTAGGTATCTTTCATTTTGACGAGAAAGGGGTCATTACTCAATGCAATGAGAAATTCGTAAAGATAGTCGGTGCTGCTCATGAAAATGTCATTAGCACAATTATTAATTTCAACATGCTGACATCTTTCAAAGACGAAGCTATGGTGAAATGCATAAAACAAGTGCTTTCAGGAATACCCGCCAGGTATGAAGATGATTTCATATCGCCTTTTTCAGACAAGGTCGTACCTATAAAGGCGGAATTCAGTCCTGTCATTTCTGAAGAAGGCAAGCTCATGGGTGGTGTGTGTGTTGTTGAGGATTTCACGGAGCGCAAGACTGCAGAAAAAGCTCTGAGTAAGTACGCTGAAGACCTTGCAAAAGCAAACACCGAGCTAAAATCCCTTGACCGCATGAAAGATGAGTTCCTTTCCAACCTGCGGCACGAACTTAAGACTCCTCTCATTCCCATACGTGGCTACAGCGAGCTGATGGCTGAAGGTGCCCTTGGTGAGCTTAACGAGCGTCAGAAAGATGCTATGGAAAAGGTGCTTCTAAGCTCTGAGAGACTAAAGAGGCTTATAGACTCTCTTCTTTATGTCAGCATTACGGAAGGTGGCAATGCTGAGTATACATTTGTTCTTCTTCGGGTGGCAGAGATCCTTGAATCTGCAATATGTGACCGTTCACCGGAAATGATAAGTAAGGGCCATAAGATTAAGAAGGATCTTCCTCGTGACCTTCCTCTGATAGAAGGTGACCTCGAATGCCTAACTGATGTATTTGTGAATATAATCGATAATGCGATCAAGTTCACACCTTCGGGAGGGAATATCCGCATTTCCGCAGCTGTCGAAGATAGCAACATACACATCCAGATATCTGATGACGGGATTGGTATCGAAGAGGCAAATATGCCAAAGATATTCACTCGCTTCTACCAGGTGGATGGCTCATCAACACGCAAATATGGAGGCAACGGGCTTGGCCTCTATATATGCAAAAAGATAGTTGAAGCCCACAAAGGCAGTATCCGCCTGGAGAGCATCCGGAATAAAGGCACTACAATTCATGTATATCTTCCAGTGACTCCTATTTCTTCAAGTTCTTCTCTCTCAAGTAACCAAGAGTTATCAAAGACAGGGACGTCGCAGTAA
- a CDS encoding ATP-binding protein involved in chromosome partitioning, with translation MTQTIQSPQDLLQKPQESRLIKQMRAIRKKIMVMSGKGGVGKSTVAANLAARLADRGYKVGLLDADIHGPSIPKMFGIEDMRPSVDENGIVPIQVTENLSVMSIALLVEDRDSPIIWRGPAKMGAIKQFLQEVSWGKLDYLFIDLPPGTGDEPLSIAQLIEKLDGAVVVTTPQDVALLSVRKSLTFASMLKVPVIGIVENMSGMKCPHCNEKIDIYGTGGVERAAADFNVPVLGELPIDPAIATMEDNGRVHLEGDSDLEWFREFNRIVDSVENFKQ, from the coding sequence ATGACACAAACAATACAGAGCCCTCAGGACTTGTTACAGAAACCGCAGGAATCCAGGCTTATAAAGCAAATGAGAGCCATCAGAAAGAAGATAATGGTCATGAGCGGAAAAGGAGGCGTAGGCAAAAGCACTGTTGCCGCTAACCTTGCTGCACGTCTTGCAGACCGTGGATACAAGGTAGGCCTTCTTGATGCTGATATTCACGGACCCAGCATCCCCAAGATGTTTGGAATCGAAGACATGAGACCCTCTGTCGACGAAAATGGCATAGTCCCGATACAGGTTACCGAAAACCTGAGCGTTATGTCAATAGCACTCCTTGTGGAAGACAGGGACTCTCCCATAATATGGAGGGGGCCTGCAAAGATGGGAGCCATCAAGCAGTTCCTGCAGGAAGTCTCATGGGGCAAACTGGACTACCTTTTCATTGACCTTCCCCCCGGAACTGGCGACGAGCCCCTGAGCATTGCCCAGCTGATTGAGAAACTTGACGGGGCAGTGGTTGTGACAACCCCCCAGGATGTGGCCCTGCTCAGCGTAAGAAAATCACTCACCTTTGCCAGTATGCTCAAGGTCCCGGTCATTGGGATAGTCGAGAATATGAGCGGTATGAAATGCCCCCACTGCAATGAGAAAATCGATATCTATGGAACCGGAGGCGTTGAAAGAGCCGCAGCAGATTTCAATGTACCGGTATTAGGAGAACTGCCAATTGATCCGGCAATAGCGACAATGGAAGATAATGGCAGAGTGCATCTTGAAGGTGATTCAGACCTTGAATGGTTCAGGGAATTTAACCGCATTGTTGACAGTGTGGAAAATTTCAAACAGTAA
- a CDS encoding bacitracin resistance protein BacA, producing MGRMLTFYEAIVIGVVQGIAEWLPISSEGMTTLVMINVFDKTLAEALPISIWLHTGTLLSATIYFRKDLKGIFENIPQYIRNIGSRKGEDHALISFLVTSTLLTGIVGLPLVIFATGFTDFSAKIATAFIGLLLIFTGVLQKTALGKEVKKEVPTFNDSLITGIAQGFAALPGISRSGITVSSLLLRNFNASDAIKLSFLMSIPAVLAANIGIAAMGMLTVDLNALFAMLFAFLFGLLTIDLFIKIAQKFDFAKFCIALGVITLFAYFI from the coding sequence ATGGGCAGAATGTTAACATTCTATGAGGCAATAGTGATCGGGGTGGTTCAGGGTATAGCCGAATGGCTCCCGATAAGCAGCGAGGGTATGACAACTCTTGTAATGATCAATGTCTTTGACAAGACGCTTGCTGAAGCCTTACCAATCTCCATATGGCTACATACAGGCACCCTCCTCTCAGCAACCATCTATTTCAGGAAAGACCTTAAAGGAATTTTTGAAAATATACCCCAGTATATCCGTAATATTGGATCCCGCAAGGGAGAGGATCATGCACTTATAAGCTTCCTGGTAACCTCAACACTACTGACCGGAATTGTTGGCCTCCCACTTGTGATATTTGCCACAGGCTTTACGGACTTCTCAGCCAAGATAGCAACCGCATTTATAGGATTACTACTGATATTCACAGGTGTCCTGCAAAAAACAGCGCTTGGGAAAGAGGTTAAAAAAGAAGTACCTACATTCAATGATTCACTGATAACCGGAATAGCCCAGGGTTTTGCCGCACTTCCAGGCATCAGCAGGTCCGGCATTACAGTCTCATCATTACTTTTAAGAAATTTCAATGCATCAGATGCTATTAAGCTGAGCTTCCTCATGAGCATACCCGCAGTCTTAGCGGCAAACATAGGCATAGCTGCCATGGGAATGCTGACAGTTGACCTGAACGCACTGTTTGCAATGCTCTTTGCATTCCTTTTCGGACTTCTGACAATCGATCTGTTCATAAAGATAGCCCAGAAATTCGATTTTGCCAAATTCTGCATAGCACTTGGAGTAATAACCTTATTTGCCTACTTCATCTGA